One Orrella dioscoreae genomic window carries:
- the leuD gene encoding 3-isopropylmalate dehydratase small subunit produces the protein MSNASIAAIAAPLPFSNLDTDQIMPKQFLRIIDKAGLDRGLLYDLRFDAQSAPRPDFVLNQDAYQGAGVLVAGPNFGCGSSREHAVWGLQQFGIRAIIAPSFGEIFYFNALNNGLLLVTLAPAEVESLIARVATPATNRVEIDLFAGTVTAGDWRAGFTLGERHRRMFADGQDMVGATLAQQQDIDRFEAAHWQRQPWTRDIVLRARQRLDAEELSA, from the coding sequence ATGAGCAACGCCAGCATCGCCGCCATTGCCGCCCCGCTGCCATTCAGCAACCTGGACACCGACCAGATCATGCCCAAGCAATTCCTGCGCATCATCGACAAGGCCGGCCTGGATCGCGGCCTGCTGTACGACCTGCGCTTCGACGCGCAAAGCGCGCCGCGCCCGGACTTCGTCCTGAACCAGGACGCCTACCAGGGCGCGGGTGTGCTGGTGGCCGGCCCCAACTTCGGCTGCGGTTCCAGCCGCGAACACGCCGTGTGGGGCCTGCAGCAGTTCGGCATCCGCGCCATCATCGCGCCCAGCTTCGGCGAGATCTTCTATTTCAACGCGCTGAACAACGGCCTGCTGCTGGTCACGCTGGCGCCGGCCGAGGTCGAGTCCCTGATCGCACGCGTGGCAACACCCGCCACGAATCGCGTGGAGATCGACCTCTTCGCGGGCACGGTCACGGCCGGCGATTGGCGGGCCGGCTTTACACTCGGCGAACGCCACCGCCGCATGTTCGCCGACGGGCAGGACATGGTCGGCGCGACCCTGGCGCAGCAGCAGGACATCGATCGCTTCGAGGCCGCGCACTGGCAACGCCAGCCCTGGACCCGCGACATCGTGCTGCGCGCCCGGCAACGCCTGGACGCCGAGGAGCTCTCCGCATGA
- a CDS encoding MFS transporter, with product MTSTPIIAPNSPWQLRYWSIFIGQALSLIGSALTQFVLLWWITDTTGSVGALGTAGLAALLPQAVLGPLGGTFADRYSRRLILVVADVISAACMAVLIVLFLTDSVQLWHLYVMMAIRSAMQAFQQPAAAASTAMLVPGSFLSRAAGLNQSLFGIMTVGAAPLGALAISVMPIGWALSIDVMTALLGILPLFFFAIPQPQVDRGQRRSLWREFKEGVDTVWHDPALRRLYGLLTAAVLVIMPLFTLLPLLVKTHFGGGAPQVALVESLGGAGMIAGGLAMAALAPRRRVRWVLWGFALSCFTLALTAAAPRDMFWLAVCWWVASSVAYVMGNAPFMALLQSTVPNQLQGRVLSLLTTLMGFAAPVGLAIATPLGDVLGARWLFVVLGTVGGLVMLLGFLSPVLRCIDRASAMTSETSSVLDRTDRPA from the coding sequence TTGACGAGCACGCCCATCATTGCGCCGAATTCTCCGTGGCAACTGCGCTACTGGAGCATCTTCATCGGCCAGGCCCTGTCGCTGATCGGGTCGGCATTGACGCAGTTCGTGCTGCTGTGGTGGATCACCGATACGACCGGCAGCGTGGGCGCGCTGGGCACGGCGGGCCTGGCCGCGCTGCTGCCGCAGGCGGTGCTGGGGCCGCTGGGCGGCACGTTCGCCGACCGCTACAGCCGTCGCCTGATCCTCGTCGTTGCGGACGTGATCAGCGCCGCGTGCATGGCCGTGCTGATCGTGCTCTTCCTGACCGACAGCGTGCAGTTGTGGCATCTGTACGTGATGATGGCCATCCGCAGCGCCATGCAGGCCTTCCAGCAGCCGGCCGCCGCGGCCAGCACCGCCATGCTGGTGCCGGGCAGCTTCCTCTCGCGCGCGGCGGGGCTGAACCAATCCCTCTTCGGCATCATGACCGTGGGCGCCGCGCCGCTGGGTGCGCTGGCCATCAGCGTCATGCCCATCGGCTGGGCCTTGAGCATCGACGTGATGACCGCGCTGCTGGGCATCCTGCCGCTATTCTTCTTCGCCATTCCACAGCCCCAGGTCGACCGCGGGCAGCGGCGCAGCCTGTGGCGCGAATTCAAGGAAGGCGTGGACACGGTCTGGCATGATCCGGCGCTGCGCCGCCTGTATGGCCTGTTGACGGCGGCTGTGTTGGTCATCATGCCCTTGTTCACGCTGCTGCCCCTGCTGGTGAAGACGCATTTCGGCGGCGGCGCGCCGCAGGTGGCGCTGGTCGAAAGCCTGGGCGGCGCAGGCATGATCGCCGGCGGGCTGGCGATGGCGGCACTGGCGCCGAGGCGTCGCGTGCGCTGGGTGCTGTGGGGCTTCGCACTGTCGTGCTTCACCCTTGCGCTGACGGCGGCCGCGCCCCGCGACATGTTCTGGCTGGCGGTGTGCTGGTGGGTGGCAAGCTCGGTGGCATATGTGATGGGCAACGCGCCCTTCATGGCGCTGCTGCAGTCGACGGTGCCGAATCAACTGCAGGGCAGGGTGCTGTCGCTGCTGACGACCTTGATGGGGTTCGCCGCGCCGGTGGGACTGGCCATCGCGACGCCGCTGGGCGATGTGCTGGGCGCGCGCTGGCTGTTCGTCGTGCTGGGCACCGTGGGTGGCCTGGTGATGCTGCTGGGGTTCCTGTCGCCGGTGCTGCGGTGTATCGATAGGGCCTCCGCGATGACGTCCGAGACCTCCTCCGTCTTGGACAGGACAGACCGCCCGGCCTAG
- a CDS encoding AEC family transporter: protein MLANLLVVLPVFALILTGWIARRSGALGPAATREVNRLVVYLALPALLFDIMANASLEQVWQPRFILAFALGCALVFCLTLWLRIHQGARLADAAIDGLNASYANTGFVGFPLVLALIGESGMGPTLVATILTACVLFAIAITLIEATRQSGARRRDIVRKTLFSLARNPLLVAPVAGAVVLLSGWTLPTQVNAFLSLLGGAASPCALIALGLFLAGTAPQASAPQARTASMLIGMKLVAQPAATWVIAGPLLGLPAVATHTAVLLAALPTGTGPFMIAELYQREALLTSRVVLVTTALSVATLPLVLALVGS from the coding sequence ATGCTTGCCAATCTGCTTGTCGTCCTGCCGGTATTCGCCCTGATTCTCACCGGCTGGATCGCGCGCCGCAGCGGCGCGCTCGGCCCCGCCGCCACGCGCGAGGTCAACCGCCTGGTGGTCTACCTGGCCCTGCCCGCCCTGCTTTTCGACATCATGGCCAATGCCAGCCTGGAACAGGTCTGGCAGCCGCGCTTCATCCTGGCTTTCGCGCTGGGGTGCGCGCTGGTCTTCTGCCTGACGCTATGGTTGCGTATCCACCAGGGCGCCAGGCTGGCCGACGCGGCCATCGACGGGCTGAACGCCAGCTATGCGAACACGGGTTTCGTCGGCTTCCCGCTGGTGCTGGCGCTCATCGGCGAAAGCGGCATGGGGCCGACGCTGGTCGCCACCATCCTGACGGCCTGCGTGCTGTTCGCCATCGCCATCACCCTGATCGAAGCCACCAGGCAAAGCGGCGCCCGGCGACGCGACATCGTGCGCAAGACGCTGTTCTCGCTGGCGCGCAATCCGCTGCTGGTTGCCCCGGTGGCAGGCGCCGTGGTGCTGCTGTCCGGCTGGACGCTGCCCACGCAGGTCAACGCCTTCCTGTCGCTGCTGGGCGGCGCGGCCTCTCCCTGCGCACTGATCGCACTGGGTCTTTTCCTGGCCGGCACCGCCCCGCAGGCCTCGGCCCCGCAGGCGCGCACGGCCAGCATGCTGATCGGCATGAAGCTGGTGGCGCAGCCCGCCGCCACGTGGGTCATTGCCGGGCCGTTGCTGGGCCTGCCGGCCGTGGCCACGCACACCGCGGTGCTGCTGGCGGCGCTGCCCACCGGGACGGGTCCGTTCATGATCGCCGAGCTGTACCAGCGCGAGGCGCTGCTGACGAGCCGCGTGGTGCTGGTCACCACGGCCTTGTCGGTGGCGACACTGCCGCTGGTGCTGGCGCTGGTGGGCAGCTAG
- a CDS encoding alpha/beta fold hydrolase, which yields MSHALFDLPVQRITANGITLAARIAGDGPPLLLLHGHPQTHVMWHRVWPELARRHTCVAVDLRGYGDSDKPPATPDHAHYAKRVMAQDMAALMQGLGHARFAVLAHDRGARVAHRLALDHAGQVTRLMLLDIAPTLDMYEGTTQAFARAYYHWFWLIQPAPLPETLIERDGGFYVRSIMGGRPGGLAHFSPEALAEYQRCAQLPGWATGVCEDYRASAFIDLDHDRAGRVAGERLTQPLRVLWGARGAVGANFDVLALWRAIADDVSGEALPAAHYLAEEVPDLVLAQARDFLG from the coding sequence ATGAGCCATGCCCTGTTCGACCTGCCCGTGCAACGCATCACGGCCAACGGCATCACGCTGGCCGCGCGCATCGCGGGCGACGGCCCGCCTTTGCTGCTGCTGCACGGCCACCCGCAGACCCACGTCATGTGGCACCGTGTCTGGCCGGAACTGGCCAGGCGCCACACTTGCGTCGCCGTTGACCTGCGGGGCTATGGCGACAGCGACAAGCCGCCCGCCACGCCCGACCACGCGCACTATGCCAAGCGCGTCATGGCGCAGGACATGGCCGCGCTGATGCAGGGGCTGGGGCACGCCCGGTTCGCCGTGCTGGCCCACGACCGCGGCGCGCGCGTCGCCCACAGGCTGGCGCTGGACCATGCCGGCCAGGTCACGCGGCTGATGCTGCTGGACATTGCGCCCACGCTGGACATGTATGAAGGCACCACGCAGGCCTTCGCGCGCGCCTATTACCACTGGTTCTGGCTGATCCAGCCCGCGCCGTTGCCCGAGACGCTGATCGAGCGCGACGGCGGGTTCTATGTGCGCAGCATCATGGGCGGGCGGCCGGGCGGCCTGGCTCATTTCTCGCCTGAAGCGCTGGCCGAGTATCAACGGTGCGCGCAACTGCCCGGCTGGGCCACGGGTGTGTGCGAGGACTACCGCGCCTCGGCCTTCATCGACCTGGACCACGACAGGGCCGGCCGCGTGGCCGGTGAGCGGCTGACGCAGCCGCTGCGCGTGCTGTGGGGCGCGCGCGGCGCGGTGGGCGCGAACTTCGACGTGCTGGCGTTGTGGCGCGCGATCGCGGACGATGTGTCGGGCGAGGCATTGCCCGCGGCGCATTACCTGGCGGAGGAAGTGCCTGACCTTGTATTGGCCCAGGCCAGGGACTTTCTGGGCTGA
- a CDS encoding DUF4880 domain-containing protein: protein MSPTAVAAREAAIAWQICLSSGDATDADRRAFERWLAATPLNQQAWRHLEAALGKALLGLEPGLLSATAPLRQSLVGPRNAMRRKLGRLLLFAGVIGGAGVGADRLVPLRYVASGIVTRTGERRRIVLPDGSLMELDARSAATPAFSDRQRVVKLEAGAGVFSPADLAGAPALRVQTVHGEARVLSGSAMVRCDDARALCVALAGATEIVLPSGRTHRLQAGGSAWFGQHGLAVGAAQPHAAAWRNGQLEVYDEPLAQVVAALSRYRAGWLRVSPEAGALRVTGLYALDDTDRALASLRHTLPITVTRYGGLVVMIDRATRQA from the coding sequence ATGAGCCCCACCGCGGTTGCCGCGCGGGAAGCCGCGATCGCCTGGCAGATATGCCTGTCGAGTGGCGACGCCACCGATGCGGACCGCCGCGCGTTCGAGCGCTGGCTGGCGGCCACGCCGCTGAACCAGCAGGCCTGGCGGCATCTGGAAGCCGCGCTGGGCAAGGCATTGCTCGGCCTGGAGCCCGGGCTGCTGTCGGCCACCGCCCCGCTGCGCCAATCGCTGGTCGGGCCACGCAACGCCATGCGGCGCAAGCTGGGACGCCTGCTGCTCTTCGCGGGTGTCATCGGTGGCGCGGGCGTGGGGGCGGACAGGCTGGTGCCCTTGCGCTACGTGGCATCAGGCATCGTGACCCGTACAGGGGAACGCCGGCGCATCGTCCTGCCCGACGGCAGCCTCATGGAGCTGGATGCCCGCAGCGCCGCCACGCCAGCCTTCTCGGACCGGCAGCGCGTCGTGAAACTGGAGGCGGGCGCGGGTGTGTTCTCGCCCGCCGACCTGGCCGGCGCGCCCGCCCTGCGTGTCCAGACCGTGCACGGCGAAGCACGCGTCCTGTCAGGCAGCGCCATGGTGCGTTGCGACGATGCGCGCGCCCTGTGCGTCGCCTTGGCAGGGGCCACCGAGATCGTCCTGCCTTCGGGCCGGACGCACAGGCTCCAGGCGGGCGGAAGCGCCTGGTTCGGCCAGCACGGCCTTGCCGTCGGCGCCGCCCAGCCCCACGCCGCCGCCTGGCGAAACGGGCAGCTCGAGGTTTACGATGAACCCCTTGCGCAGGTCGTGGCAGCGCTGTCGCGCTACCGTGCCGGCTGGCTCCGGGTCTCGCCCGAAGCCGGCGCGTTGCGGGTCACCGGACTCTACGCGCTGGACGACACGGACCGCGCCCTGGCGTCCCTGCGCCACACCCTGCCGATCACGGTGACGCGCTATGGCGGACTGGTCGTCATGATCGACCGTGCCACCCGCCAGGCGTAG
- a CDS encoding sigma-70 family RNA polymerase sigma factor, which translates to MDPQLARNTRFTSIYRADQPWLELRLRDGLRNREDAQDIASETFTQLLQAPALLQLQEPRAMLLTIARRITWRLWRRRELEQAWLDTLRLLPEPTAPSAESRYQTLQALQTLDAVLDGLSGKARMAFLYSQLDGMTHADIAARIKVSPTMVRKYIAQALRRCCEAFEA; encoded by the coding sequence GTGGACCCGCAACTCGCCAGGAACACCCGGTTCACCAGCATTTATCGCGCAGACCAGCCCTGGCTGGAGCTGCGCCTGCGCGACGGGTTGCGCAACCGCGAAGACGCCCAGGACATCGCCAGCGAAACCTTCACCCAGCTGCTGCAGGCGCCCGCGCTGCTGCAGCTGCAGGAGCCGCGCGCGATGTTGCTGACCATCGCCCGCCGGATCACCTGGCGGCTGTGGCGCAGACGAGAGCTGGAGCAGGCCTGGCTCGACACGCTGCGCCTGCTGCCCGAGCCCACCGCGCCTTCGGCCGAAAGCCGCTACCAGACCCTGCAGGCGCTGCAGACCCTGGATGCCGTCCTGGACGGCCTTTCCGGCAAGGCTCGCATGGCGTTCCTGTACAGCCAGCTCGACGGCATGACGCACGCGGACATCGCCGCGCGAATCAAGGTATCGCCCACGATGGTACGCAAGTACATCGCCCAGGCCTTGCGCCGCTGCTGCGAGGCCTTCGAGGCATGA
- a CDS encoding TonB-dependent siderophore receptor — MHSPLAPGVAILATTIAAALSLSPTSVHAQASPAVRQYDLPAGPLAVTLTQIARLSDAYISYPPDLVAGKDAPAISGLLTLEEATRRALAGNGLALAVAGDGTLTLRRLPDQGAATTLAPVQVEGNLPGNITEGTGAYTTGPMGTATKLPLTARETPQSVSVVTRQQIEDRGFQTLDDVARDATGLTTRQFGGGERTQFFTRGFEITSFLADGVPLAYDYDSQGVATMAMYDHIEILRGPAGLMTGAGNPSGTLNLVRKRPGATPQFSVTTSLGSWDNYRGEIDGGGALNQSGTVRARGVVAYQDSDTFKKAYEHQRQLYYGTLEWDLGTRTTLSVGGYYNREDNPGADWNGLPTRRDGSFYRFHRSTRLTPDWAYWDKESTSLFAEVDHRFANGWTGRLTGRTLKARMDMLGTYLYPLEDSENFGQGGGKYLYEKTQYSLDGYLSGPFTLLGRQHELVLGGSLRKNRDDDGPGGWPTDYNEIVDPLAWDSSAVPMPAFTMPWSRKGHQKQASGYATTRLSLADPLTLMLGARVDTYEYEMTLRSGAFVGHDSYKVSNEITPYAGIVYDLDGRHSVYASWSSIFQPQEYLSATGALLDPVKGRNLEAGVKGEYYDGRLTASAAVFQINQRNLPSALERALCANPSMDCYAQAGEVRSRGVEFELAGALMPNWQITAGYTYNVSKYLKDSDAGQAGQPYDTQTPRHLFKVSTMVTLPGDWNAWRIGGAARTQSPISRPQYRVRQPGYTVFDAVVAYQASANLDLRLNVYNLFDKYYYQAIGSTQDNNHFGAPRSFLLTAKYTF; from the coding sequence ATGCATTCGCCCCTGGCCCCCGGCGTGGCCATCCTCGCCACCACGATCGCCGCCGCGCTCTCTCTCTCGCCCACGTCCGTCCATGCCCAGGCCAGCCCGGCCGTCCGGCAGTACGACCTGCCCGCAGGCCCGCTGGCCGTCACGCTGACCCAGATCGCCCGGCTGAGCGACGCCTACATTTCCTATCCGCCCGACCTGGTCGCAGGCAAGGACGCGCCCGCCATCTCCGGCCTGTTGACCCTGGAAGAAGCGACCCGCCGGGCGCTGGCCGGCAACGGGCTGGCACTTGCCGTGGCGGGCGACGGCACGCTTACCCTGCGCCGATTGCCCGACCAGGGCGCGGCCACGACCCTGGCACCCGTGCAGGTCGAAGGCAATCTCCCAGGCAACATCACCGAAGGCACCGGCGCCTACACGACCGGCCCCATGGGCACCGCCACCAAGCTCCCGCTGACCGCGCGCGAAACCCCGCAGTCCGTCAGCGTGGTGACGCGCCAGCAGATCGAGGACCGCGGATTCCAGACCCTGGACGACGTCGCCCGGGACGCCACGGGACTGACCACGCGGCAGTTCGGCGGCGGCGAGCGCACCCAGTTCTTCACGCGCGGCTTCGAGATCACCTCGTTCCTGGCCGATGGCGTTCCGCTGGCCTACGACTACGACTCGCAGGGCGTGGCCACCATGGCCATGTACGACCACATCGAGATCCTGCGCGGGCCCGCGGGCCTGATGACCGGCGCCGGCAATCCCTCCGGCACCCTCAACCTGGTGCGCAAGCGCCCCGGTGCAACGCCGCAGTTCTCCGTCACGACCAGCCTGGGCAGCTGGGACAACTACCGCGGAGAGATCGATGGCGGCGGCGCCCTGAACCAGAGCGGGACCGTGCGTGCGCGCGGGGTGGTGGCCTACCAGGACAGCGACACCTTCAAGAAGGCCTACGAACACCAGCGCCAGCTGTACTACGGCACCCTGGAGTGGGACCTGGGCACGCGTACCACGCTGAGCGTCGGCGGCTACTACAACCGCGAGGACAATCCCGGCGCGGACTGGAACGGCCTGCCCACGCGGCGCGACGGCAGCTTCTATCGTTTCCACCGATCGACGCGGCTGACACCCGACTGGGCCTACTGGGACAAGGAAAGCACCAGCCTCTTCGCCGAAGTCGACCATCGCTTCGCCAACGGCTGGACCGGCAGGCTGACCGGCCGCACGCTGAAAGCGCGCATGGACATGCTAGGCACGTATCTCTATCCGCTGGAGGATTCCGAGAACTTCGGCCAGGGCGGCGGCAAGTACCTGTACGAGAAAACCCAGTACAGCCTGGACGGCTACCTGAGCGGCCCCTTCACGTTGCTGGGCCGCCAGCATGAGCTGGTGCTGGGAGGAAGCCTGCGCAAGAACCGGGATGACGACGGCCCGGGCGGCTGGCCCACCGATTACAACGAGATCGTCGACCCGCTTGCCTGGGACTCCAGCGCGGTGCCGATGCCGGCGTTCACGATGCCGTGGTCCCGCAAGGGCCACCAGAAGCAGGCCAGCGGCTATGCCACCACGCGGCTCAGCCTGGCCGACCCGCTCACGCTGATGCTGGGCGCGCGCGTGGACACCTATGAATACGAGATGACGCTGCGCTCGGGCGCCTTCGTTGGCCACGACAGCTACAAGGTCAGCAACGAGATCACGCCGTACGCAGGCATCGTCTATGACCTGGACGGCCGTCACTCGGTCTACGCCAGCTGGTCCAGCATCTTCCAGCCCCAGGAATACCTGTCCGCGACGGGCGCGCTGCTCGACCCGGTCAAGGGCCGCAACCTGGAGGCAGGCGTCAAGGGCGAATACTACGACGGCCGGCTGACGGCCAGCGCCGCCGTCTTCCAGATCAACCAGCGCAACCTGCCCAGCGCCCTGGAACGCGCCCTGTGCGCCAATCCTTCGATGGATTGCTACGCGCAAGCCGGCGAAGTGCGCAGCCGGGGCGTCGAGTTCGAGCTGGCCGGCGCGCTGATGCCCAACTGGCAGATCACGGCGGGCTATACCTACAACGTCTCGAAGTACCTCAAGGACTCGGACGCCGGCCAGGCAGGCCAACCCTATGACACGCAGACGCCCCGCCACCTGTTCAAGGTGTCGACGATGGTGACGCTGCCCGGCGACTGGAACGCCTGGCGTATCGGTGGTGCGGCACGCACCCAGAGCCCGATCAGCCGCCCCCAGTATCGCGTCCGCCAGCCTGGCTACACCGTGTTCGATGCCGTGGTCGCCTACCAGGCCAGTGCCAACCTGGACCTGCGCCTGAACGTCTACAACCTGTTCGACAAGTACTACTACCAGGCCATCGGCAGCACGCAGGACAACAACCACTTCGGCGCGCCGCGGTCTTTCCTGCTGACGGCGAAGTACACGTTCTGA
- a CDS encoding LysR family transcriptional regulator, translating to MDSRQMGYFVALAETLHFGRAAARVNMSQPPFSRQIAALERELGATLVARNSRNVALTPAGQRFLADARAVLAKFDAACRDARLVAEGKTGELRLGFMMHAAQGVVPKLVRRYVALRPDVRLVLEENTPADIDGMLREGKLDAAITFDAPLPPGLTALPLLRDRLRLIVPSGHALAGRKRVGPKDLAGEDLIAAPAAAVPTLRAAILAYCQSGGVPPRIILEPRLQHTIIRLVAEGLGIALVPASLCSELAPGVTSLPLQGAPELLVVLAVQAASGNPAVAPLVALVKGQGG from the coding sequence ATGGACAGCCGCCAGATGGGCTATTTCGTTGCGCTGGCCGAAACGCTGCATTTCGGACGCGCCGCGGCGCGCGTGAACATGAGCCAGCCCCCTTTCAGCCGGCAGATCGCGGCGCTGGAACGTGAACTGGGCGCAACACTGGTGGCGCGCAATTCGCGCAACGTGGCGCTGACGCCGGCGGGGCAACGTTTCCTGGCGGATGCGCGGGCGGTGCTGGCGAAATTCGATGCCGCCTGCCGCGATGCCCGGTTGGTGGCCGAGGGCAAGACCGGCGAGCTGCGGCTGGGGTTCATGATGCACGCGGCGCAGGGTGTGGTGCCGAAGCTGGTGCGGCGGTATGTGGCGCTACGGCCTGACGTGCGGCTGGTGCTGGAGGAAAATACGCCGGCCGACATCGACGGGATGCTGCGCGAGGGCAAGCTGGATGCCGCCATCACTTTCGACGCGCCCCTGCCGCCCGGGCTGACAGCTTTGCCCCTGCTGCGGGACCGGCTGCGGCTCATCGTGCCGTCCGGACATGCCCTGGCGGGGCGCAAGCGCGTCGGGCCGAAGGATCTGGCGGGAGAGGACCTGATCGCCGCGCCGGCGGCGGCGGTGCCGACGCTGCGCGCGGCGATCCTGGCGTATTGCCAGTCGGGTGGGGTCCCGCCACGCATCATCCTGGAGCCACGTTTGCAGCACACCATCATCCGCCTGGTGGCGGAAGGCTTGGGCATCGCGCTGGTGCCTGCGTCCTTGTGCAGTGAGCTGGCGCCGGGCGTGACGTCACTGCCGTTGCAGGGCGCGCCGGAACTGCTGGTGGTGCTGGCCGTGCAGGCGGCGTCGGGCAATCCGGCGGTGGCGCCGCTGGTGGCGCTGGTCAAGGGGCAAGGCGGCTGA
- a CDS encoding YaiI/YqxD family protein — protein sequence MQIWVDADACPVVIKEILFRAAQRWERHVTLVSNQMLRTPPSPWLRAIQVPRGFDVADSYIVEHVQAGDLVITNDIPLASEVLHKQAMVINPRGERYTLDTIRERLAMRDMMEELRSVGVETGGPSAFSQADRRAFGNALDGVLQKAARPGA from the coding sequence ATGCAGATATGGGTGGACGCGGACGCCTGTCCCGTCGTCATCAAGGAAATCCTGTTCCGCGCGGCGCAGCGCTGGGAGCGCCACGTGACGCTGGTCTCCAACCAGATGCTGCGCACGCCGCCCTCGCCCTGGCTGCGCGCGATACAGGTGCCGCGCGGCTTCGACGTGGCCGACAGCTACATCGTCGAACACGTCCAGGCCGGCGACCTGGTCATCACCAACGACATTCCGCTGGCGTCCGAAGTGCTGCACAAGCAGGCCATGGTGATCAACCCGCGCGGCGAGCGCTACACGCTGGACACCATTCGTGAACGCCTGGCAATGCGCGACATGATGGAAGAGCTACGCAGCGTGGGCGTGGAAACCGGCGGACCCTCGGCCTTCAGCCAGGCCGACCGGCGGGCGTTCGGCAATGCGCTGGATGGGGTGTTGCAGAAGGCGGCGCGGCCTGGCGCGTAA
- the leuC gene encoding 3-isopropylmalate dehydratase large subunit has protein sequence MPGMTLYDKLVASHTVSRLDAEHVLLYADLHIMNEYTSPQAFSGLAARGASVRRPGQQLAVVDHVIPTHPVPVPVRVIHDDLSARQADNLGVNCDRHGITLFDTNSPLQGIEHVVAPEFGMILPGMVVLCGDSHTTTYGALGALGFGIGTSEVEHVLATQALVYRVARNLRVRVDGRLPEGVTAKDLVIHVVHRLGAQGARGHAVEYAGSAIDALSAEARMTLCNMTVEAGARAALIAPDATTLAYVRQRAPDLVTDAACAYWRTLHSDTDAVFDIEHVFDAATLAPYVTWGTSPDQALPVDGRVPDPASEPDALARLALQKAVDYIGLPPGTPIAGVPVERVFIGSCTNARIEDLRSVAEVVRGRKVSPTVRAMVVPGSGAVRRQAEAEGIAALLIEAGFEWRQPGCSMCLAMNDDVLRDGERCASTTNRNFEGRQGRGGRTHLMSPAMAAAAALAGRIVDIRQKDSQS, from the coding sequence ATGCCCGGGATGACGCTCTACGACAAGCTGGTGGCGAGCCACACGGTCAGCCGCCTGGACGCCGAGCACGTGCTGCTCTATGCGGACCTGCACATCATGAACGAGTACACCAGCCCGCAGGCCTTCAGCGGCCTGGCCGCACGTGGCGCATCCGTGCGCAGGCCCGGCCAGCAGCTGGCCGTGGTGGACCACGTGATTCCCACGCATCCGGTCCCGGTGCCGGTGCGCGTGATCCACGACGACCTGTCGGCCAGGCAGGCCGATAACCTGGGCGTGAATTGCGACAGGCACGGCATCACGCTCTTCGACACCAACAGCCCGCTGCAAGGCATCGAGCACGTGGTGGCGCCCGAGTTCGGCATGATCCTGCCCGGCATGGTGGTGCTCTGCGGCGACAGCCACACCACCACCTATGGCGCGCTGGGCGCCTTGGGCTTCGGCATCGGCACGTCCGAGGTGGAGCACGTGCTGGCCACGCAGGCGCTGGTCTATCGGGTGGCCCGCAACCTGCGGGTGCGCGTCGACGGGCGACTGCCCGAGGGCGTGACGGCGAAGGATCTCGTCATCCATGTGGTTCATCGCCTTGGCGCGCAAGGCGCGCGTGGACACGCCGTGGAATATGCCGGCAGCGCCATCGACGCCCTGAGCGCCGAGGCCCGCATGACCCTGTGCAACATGACGGTGGAAGCCGGCGCGCGCGCCGCGCTGATCGCCCCCGACGCCACCACGCTGGCCTACGTGCGCCAGCGGGCGCCGGATCTCGTGACCGACGCGGCCTGTGCCTACTGGCGCACGCTGCACAGCGACACGGACGCCGTCTTCGACATCGAGCACGTCTTCGACGCCGCCACCTTGGCGCCCTATGTCACCTGGGGCACCAGCCCCGACCAGGCGCTGCCCGTGGACGGCCGCGTGCCCGATCCCGCCAGCGAACCCGACGCGCTGGCGCGGCTGGCGCTGCAGAAGGCCGTCGACTACATCGGCCTGCCGCCCGGCACGCCCATCGCCGGCGTGCCCGTGGAACGCGTCTTCATCGGCTCGTGCACCAATGCGCGCATCGAGGACCTGCGCAGCGTGGCGGAGGTCGTGCGTGGCCGGAAAGTGTCGCCGACCGTGCGCGCCATGGTCGTGCCCGGCTCCGGCGCCGTGCGCCGGCAGGCCGAAGCAGAAGGCATCGCGGCCCTGCTGATCGAGGCGGGCTTCGAATGGCGCCAGCCCGGCTGTTCGATGTGCCTGGCCATGAACGACGACGTGCTGCGCGACGGCGAACGCTGCGCCTCCACCACCAACCGCAATTTCGAAGGCCGCCAGGGACGCGGCGGCCGCACGCACCTGATGAGTCCCGCCATGGCCGCCGCGGCCGCGCTGGCCGGCCGCATCGTCGATATCCGCCAGAAGGACTCACAGTCATGA